A segment of the Bacteroidales bacterium genome:
AAAAAAATACCTCTTTTAAAACTAGAATATTTTGAAATTGCCGACAATACTACTCTTTTGCCAGTAAAGAACTGGCATAACTACGAAGACACAATGGCTTTTATTGCATTCTATGCAGGAAAAATACGACTTATTGATAATGTGAAATTTATTTAAAAACAAAAAAAAGGAGCAACAAAAATCGTCGCTCCTTTTTCGCACTATGAAAAAAAATTAATCAATAATAACTTTTTGAGTCATATTTCCTTTGTCAGTATTTATTTCCATAATGTACATTCCTTTTGCAAAGTTCTTTACATCAATTGCCTGTTTGTATTCACCGTTAAATGTACCTACATTTTCTGAATATATTGTTTCACCAAGTATGTTTATGAGTTTTACTTTTGCATCTTTTACATTGTCAAATGCCACACTAAAGTTCAACATATTATTTGCCGGCACCGGATAAATTGCAAGGGAGTTAATTCCTGTTCTGTCCTGAACGCTTGTTATCGTTTCATACCAGAAACTCCATCCTGCACCTGTAACAGTACTATTTGTTTTGAATTTTACTTTTATTTTAGGAGTATTGCAAGTATAATCGGTAGGTAAACTTGTACCCGAAAATGTTGTAAGTGTCACATTGGGAAGAACATTATTATTAATTATGTCAACATGGTCATTAGTAGCTTCAGTATTAAAAGTAAGCCAGTGAATTAATATTGAAGTAGGAGAATTCGAAGGAGTAATTGTCCATTGGCAGTTTGTGTTGTTATTATAACCTAAGCCATCACCGCTGCCGTCATAAACCGTACCAGTAGTTGCAGTAATATTTGTGTTACTGGCACAGAATACAGGATAAGTTGAATTGTACCTTAAGCGAAATCCATCTCCAACCGTACTATTAGCATCGGATGTAAAGGTTACTAATGCCCATGGCTTTGTTGTAACAACTGAAGGCATAGTACCTGGACTTCCCGAATATTGTCCTAAAATCGGTGCCGCAGTGGTTTTTCCATCATATATTGTAACAACATCACTACCTGATTCTGTATTTAATTTTTCAAAATTTAAGGTCAATGTTGCAATGCTGTCTGTGGGGTCAATCAGCCAGCTGCAATTTGCATTTGGCTGATAGTTTGCATTTCCGCTTCCATCCTCAAAAACACCTGTAGGTGTAGTAAATGTTTGTGAGCCGCTGCAATAAGTAGGATATCCCGCTACTGGTATAATGTCGTAAGCTACCATCTGATTGCTAATAAAATTATATCCACCTGCATTCAAATTTGTTAACATAAAGTACCCGTTATCTGAACCATTCCATCCCCAATTCATGTCAAAGTAATCAGTTCCCTGATATCCATCGCAAACCCATGCATGTCCAGCACTACCGTCATATCCTCCGTAAACCATAGGTCTTCGCACATCGCATTGCGCCCTTAATCTGTTTTTCCACGTTGCATCAGGATTGGTGCCGGGCGAAGTAGCATATGTAACAGAATTTGCATATTTAAAATGTGAAGTAAGCGCATTCGGCACATAACT
Coding sequences within it:
- a CDS encoding C10 family peptidase: MKKKITILIILAFVLSNFTFAVKIEVKEAQKIAINFYYEMYNKFSKHVNQKVALSEIKLTETYTECLTIGIPDLYIFNVKTPYNEGFIIVTADDAATPVVGYSFQGAYSTQNQPPAFALFIDSYKKGVAYIRDNNIAATPEVTASRNKYLKGNVDINAKDILDVAPLLATTWAQGIGYNSKCPADAAGEGGHALTGCVATATSQVMNYHMWPTTGYSGTHTDYWTNYGTLTVDPGSTTYLWNQMLRNQGNDAVATLLYHVGVCVDMHYGATASGTQISYVPNALTSHFKYANSVTYATSPGTNPDATWKNRLRAQCDVRRPMVYGGYDGSAGHAWVCDGYQGTDYFDMNWGWNGSDNGYFMLTNLNAGGYNFISNQMVAYDIIPVAGYPTYCSGSQTFTTPTGVFEDGSGNANYQPNANCSWLIDPTDSIATLTLNFEKLNTESGSDVVTIYDGKTTAAPILGQYSGSPGTMPSVVTTKPWALVTFTSDANSTVGDGFRLRYNSTYPVFCASNTNITATTGTVYDGSGDGLGYNNNTNCQWTITPSNSPTSILIHWLTFNTEATNDHVDIINNNVLPNVTLTTFSGTSLPTDYTCNTPKIKVKFKTNSTVTGAGWSFWYETITSVQDRTGINSLAIYPVPANNMLNFSVAFDNVKDAKVKLINILGETIYSENVGTFNGEYKQAIDVKNFAKGMYIMEINTDKGNMTQKVIID